AGCAACGGAAGGAGAATCTCAAAAACCTAaacctgtgtctgaagttgttgaaacaattcCTCCTGCTGGTGACCCTAGCGAagaaaatttgggatctgaCGCTGCAAAACAAGATCTTAACTCTATGCCTGTTGAAACGGAGATTGAAGACACCCATACAGAAGTTGAGCCTGACATTGCTGATAAATCACCAACTCTTGCTGAAATGGTAACTGAAAAATCAGCCCCTGTGGAAACAGAAGAAGTTGTGATGAAGGATGTTGAGACATCCTtgagagaagatgaagaaactgaaaccactgaggaagaacctgtgaaggaagctGATGCTgcaaaagatgttgagacaactgtcaCAACATCTGAGACCTCAGATGAAGAGACTGAAATTGCTGATGAAGGAGCTTCTGCTGATGAAGAGGAAactcaatctgaagagagcaaccagtccatccctacagatgagcaagaggttgaagctgacaagcctgcagaacctgggaaagaaaaatagaaagatattgttgatgttgatgattatgtcaccaccaagactgctgaaaaatcaactggtggtataacaaagagattgagaagctgtacagggaaggctgtggccactgcaagcaagactcctgcaccaagggtgaaaacaaaaggtgttggaccagtcaaaggttggagtaaGGTTTTCTCCCCTCCCAGCAAGAAGAAGGaaacactgaagagaaagaaggagtcatctagtgactcagactatgatgttgctgaagatgtgGCTAACATCTCATCTGCCAACCCTAAGAAGActactgtgaagaaggctcctcaaggtgttgaagaagccccctgtgataacatatctttccatcgtgctgcatttgcactgagatgggactatatctaccaaaggagattggctgttgaaagggaactgaccaaagatgctctcaaatgtcaagacatctttgactacatcaaggaagctggtctgatgaagacagtctgtgatttcagtccctgctatgagctgctggtgaaagaatttcttgtgaacatccctgaagaatgtgataatccactgagcaaggactaccacaaagtttttgtcagaggtaaatgtatcaatttttctcctgttgtgattaataattacttaggaagatctatagaacctaaggctgaattagaggttgctaatgatgttgtgagtgctgagataactggtggtaaggttaaggtctggcctacaaagaagctgattcccacgagtaaattgaatgtcaaatatgccatcctcaataggatagggtcaactaattgggtaccaaccaagcatgcaaccaatgttgcaaccaacctgggtagatttatatatgctgtaggaaccaagtttgactatgactatgggacctttatttttgatcaaaccattaagcacattagatcaacagctgtgaagatgccaatagcatttccatctttgctatgtggaattatcttggcccaatatccagacattaaggttgtgactgacactcccaagaaaagggaatctggttttactttccATCACAAgctttttggtaatcacaatgttactgatcatgttggaacatctgctGCTGGTGCTGGTGTTATGtccaaaaaggagattattgctggtttaaaggttcaatgtcaggaaatagataaacagcaggctgagcttgaagaaaggaagaatgtgttcttgaagatgattgaaggattggaagctgatgaaatacctgtcaaagctagtgcaaatgtggctgctacaggtgatcaaaacaatgcagatgaggatgaaggttatgctactgctacagatgaggatgaagcctctgacagtagtgatgatgaatgattttgtaatcagttttaatgttttactgcactttgttatttgttttgtgggttgttttgtgccctggattttagcaccttctgagtgcatggtctgtatttttaattctgcactttggatacttaactttcctgctttggcacattttgtggctaaaaagggggagtagtactttgttttgtttgtttctgctacatgttgttgtgtcttttgttatgacatgtttttaagtagcagtaagcaagtattcagggggagtaaaaatttttaccctgagatgatgcacaagctgatgaagtcagggggagtttgctactgaatggatgctgccctgattggacgaacatgtgctagaagatgtgctcccatatgtcacaacacctttgatgacatatgacatatgatatatgttttgttctgataccacgttttattttgctcgaggctaattgatgataactccgctgctgctgcctctgatgcatatattttcacctatgtgaaattttgtttaaatgatgctctaacattccttcttttgtgtgaccatggtgatttgaaggattgcgctctttatatctctcaaaggtaatggcctgaaattgttttagccaaaaattgccaaagggggagattgttggatatttgaattggcttaattttgctaaaacaaatatactaacaagatgttggaaaacatgttacaacatcatatttattcaaggaaatctcgcgcatttatgagagcatctgctatttatggaagtccacttaaagagcacgctcaatggagatttgatctgatcaggtattttaaggataagataagacttaatggtacaacggtatgatcacaattatcctataaagtccttaaacacttttggaaagtttctatacattcttgatgaagatcaaaagagaatcagatcatcctttatgattctcaaggagcgtctgagcatttgtgaagaaagaggagcgtgcctaatcattatatatacgaagaccaagctcaagactaagtatctcattttgaaaaatattagttcacatattgagtctttgttaagtcttttattgtttgattgtaattctggcttgtggattctataatacgagttaagaagtaagtttattattttaaggttactcctaagctttgaagtacggagtttaccgtgtgtgattcacttgaagcttttaagcaaaagtgaagtgttgtcttgacaagttgtcgccacatcattcccaacattatataatcaacacaggttgtgttgtgtgagtggaagtgagatgggatctcatgtctaggagttcctaggcagaagttgcatgagtagtgtcgaggttataaggcgtaaaccaggggtttgctggaggtcttagtttaaggcgtaaatcctagggtttgctggaggtcttagtaactagagctattagtggatttccttcctggattggtatcccccagagtaggcagttggctgaactgggttaacaattacttgtgcactttatttattttctgtcagtattttatatgttatgtaagatgtgccaacaatagaaacaacattattcataaagtagttgttgggacatcttcggtaacatcactctagtgataccagaatttcactaTATCCTTGGAAGATAATACTATGTTGGTAGCACCTTTTACTATGGAAGAATTCAGGGATGCCATGTTCTCTATGCAACCAGATAAATGTCCAGGACCTGATGGATTTAATCCGGGTTTCTTTCAACATTTCTGGCATCTGTGtggtcaagacatctttgatgAATGTTGTAAATGGCTTACCACAGGTTCTTTCCCTTCTACACTAACTTTGACAAACATTGCTCTCATTCCTAAAGGGGATTCACAAGTATCTATGAAAGATTGGCGCCCTATCTCTCTTTGTAATGTTATCTACAAATTGGTGGCAAAAGTCTTGGCGAACAGGTTGAAGCCTATTTTAAGTAAGTGTATTTATGATAATCAATCTGCTTTTGTCCCTGGTCGATCTATCTTGGATAATGCGATGGTAGCTATAGAGGTGGTGCACTATATGAAATCAAAGTTAAGAGGTAAAGTAGGAGACATAGCTCTTAAACTCGATATTAGCAAAGCCTATGATAGGATTGATTGGGATTATCTTCGCGGAGTTATGCTAAAGATGGGTTTCTGTACACAATGGCTAACGTGGATTATGATGTGTGTAGAAACAGTTGACTATTCCATCCTTGTGAATGACAAAGTGGCTGGGCCAATTACTCCTAGCAGAGGTCTTCGACAAGGAGATCCGCTTTCAccttatctttttattatttgtgcAGAAGGGCTCACAACTCTTATCAGACAGGCAGAGGCTCGTGGTGACATACACGGCGTTAAAATTTGTCGGAATGCTCCTATTGTTTCTCATTTGTTATTTGCAGATGACTGCTTCTTATTTTTCAGAGCTAATATTAATGAAGCTGAGgcaatgaaaaatattttaaatacttACGATGCAGCGTCAGGACAATCTATAAACTTTCAAAAATCAGAAATCTTTTGTAGCCGAAACGTTTCAGGTGATATCCAAAACTCTGTTGCTACGTGTCTTGGAGTACATGCTGTCCTGGGTACTGGAAAATATCTAGGATTACCTTCGATGATTGGACGTAGTAAGAAATCTattttcagcttcattaaagataGAGTGTGGAAGAAGATAAACTCTTGGAGTAGCAAAACTCTTTCTAAGGCAGGGCGTGAAGTTCTCATCAAATCTGTTCTTCAGTCTATACCGACATACTTCATGAGCATTTTTACAATCCCTTCCTCGCTTtgtgatgaaattgaaaaaatgatgaattcTTTCTAGTGGGGTCATTCGGGTGTTCGTAATAAAGGTATTCATTGGATGTCGTGGGAAAAACTATCTATGCATAAAAGTGATGGTGGGATGGGTTTTAAAAGTCTCCCTGCATTCAATCTCGCTATGTTGGGCAAGCAAGGATGGCGAGTGATGTCCAATCCGAATATACTTATCTCCAAAATCTACAAAGCTAGATATTTTCCTCATTGTGACTTCTTTGATTCTAAGGTGGGTCATAATCCTAGTTTTGTTTGGAGAAGTATTTGCAATTCTAAATTCATTCTTAAAGCAGGTAGTCGTTGGCGGATAGGAAGTGGTAAAGATATTCCTTTATTGAACGAAAATTGGTTATATGATGCTTCAGCTGTGAGCCTTCAACAAACCAATGTGCTTCTTGATGCTAGACTTACAGTGGCTGATATCATTATTCAGGATGAGAAGTGTTGGAATATGCCCCTTATAACATCAATTTTTGAGCCAAACTGTGTAACGAAAATTCTTGATACTCCTTTATATAAATCAGTGGTAGATGATATGCGTATTTGGCGTGTGGAGAAAATGGTATGTATTCTGTTAGAAGTGCTTATCGCCTTTGTGTTCAAGAATTACTAGATACTTCGCATTTAAAGGTGAACGGTGCTTGGGTTTTGCTCTGGAAAATTAAAGTCCCTCCGCGTGTTAAAAATCTGTTGTGGCGCATATGTCGTCGATGTATTCCAACTCGTGTTAATCTTCGTAGCAGAGGAGTAAATTGTATTGATACTTGCCCTTTATGCAACGAACACGAAGAAGATAGTTACCATATATTTTTTGACTGTCCAAGTAGCAGGAATGTGTGGAGTATGTGTACCTTCTATCCAATAATAGTAGCAGCAATGCAAAATGGGTATGATGCTGCTGAATTGATATTTCACCTGCTGCAGCAAATTAATGAGGAGGATGCTTCTCTTTTGGCGTGTGTTATATGGAGTATTTGGAAGCacagaaataatattatttggaATAATGTTACCGACGcgcaaaattttgttttttcacgtGCAAATATTACTCTACATGATTGGCGGGTTGTGCACACAGCTAGGACTGGTGTGAAGAACCTGCAGGTGCGACACGAGAGTAGGTGGAAAAAACCTTCTAGCGGGCGGATGAAATGCAACATTGATGCTTCCTTTTCATCTCTAAACAATAGAGTTGGTATTGGTGTTTGTATCCGAGATGAGTTTGGCGCTTATGTGTTGGCTAAATATGAACAATTTACACCTTTATGTGATGTTCGTTTTGGTGAAGCTCTCGGTTTACTTTCAGCTCTCAATTGGGTTCACGAGCTAAACTTAGGACCAGTTGATTTTGAGCTCGACTCAAAGATAGTGGTGGATAGTTTTCATTCAAATAAGTGTGATGCTACTGAGCTCGGTGATATTATTTCACATTGTAAACAGCTATTCTCTAATTATTACAACAACTCTAGTGTTGAGTTTATTAGGCGACAAGCCAATGAGGTTGCTCATAGTTTAGCTAAGGCGGCCACATATGCAGCTAGTCCCCGTATTTTGGTTGATATACCAAATTGTATTGAACACCTATTGAtaaatgaaatgctataagttcattttcttcaaaaaaaaaaaaaaaagttcttttTTGGCATAGTGTATGATACAAATGCATGTGAATTCACGAAGTATCTtctaacattaattttttttaatttatatatttcatgTTTTGtggttgattttttaattactttatgcatttgaaataaaatgtgttttgaAAGACTGAGCTTTTTTCTGCAAAAGAATGGATTTTGTGAAAAGAATGTTTACTGCCACTTTATCACCCTGATCTTCATTAGTCCTTGATAGTTGATTCATTAACCTCCCTATGCTCATCAATAATGTTTTGCATAATCAACAccacttatttgttttgtttagcagactatatattaatatatgatataatGTGAAGTTGTTGGTGTTTTTGTGGTTTGTATTGATATTGGTCTCATATCCATTTACAGTATTAACATCTGGAACATCTGAGCCAATTGACACAAAGGGTTgtacaattattatttataaggttaaataattattattcttttaaaaaaaatactcacactttttaaggaaataaaatttttctattcaatttctttattaaaaatttggactgTTGCACATCCCAACTATGCCAAAAAAAGGCCTTATATATCGCTCATTTTGAGCTTTTAATTATAGCGCTTAAAAGCGTTATAGATGTTGTCGATCTCCATTCTAAGAAGTTTACATATATGCATGGAAATGGTTCAAGAATCGATAGAGAGTAGtataaaggaatgaataaagttgtatattgcattacttttgagagtttacaagaggtgtatatatacacaagtatagtaacctaattggagtaaattaaggaacaaatatctccaacaattaaggtgattgactctatagactttatacaaatcctaaaataataatgataataattaaatactaattatgcttGATATCCCCCCGCAAGTTGGGCGACCTGGAAGAAAGATGCAACTTGGATAGTAGAAACTCGAACCGGGGGCGAAGCAGAGGCTTGGTGAGAATGTCAGCAAGCTGGTCGTTGGTAGAGACGAAGGAAACACGAAAACGGCCACGTTGAACGTTTTCACGGACAAAGTGGTAAGCTAAGGCTATGTGCTTCATTCTGGAGTGGAAGACAGGATTAACACTCAGATGTGTAGCACCAAGATTGTCGCAGTAGACGACAGGACCAGCTGTAGGAGTGTGACCAAGttcagtgaacaaagagagtacccaaaggagttcactggccgtgtcggccaaggctttatattcagcttcagtggATGATCAAGCAACCGAGCGTTGCTTGCGGGAACTCCAAGAGATGGGGGTGTCGCCAAGATAGAGCAGGTAACCAGTGGTAGAGATGTAATCATCTTTGTCACCCGCCCAGTCCGCATCTGAGTACGCATGAAAGTTCAGGGGAGCAGTCGCGGAGATGAAAATGCCTTTGTCGCAAGAGCCGGCCAGATAGCGAAGTAGGCGCTTGAGAGCCAACCAGTGCATGGTGCTcggtgtaacaccctaacccatactacccttaaaaaaacgtaattttaaaaacttttcaacaagtgtaaaggcagagtgccacgcggtaattaaaacacaagcatacacacagagcatcatgaaatttaacatgaaaaacaacagcggattccaatcaaaccaagcatgcatatatatacatatatatatacataagccatattcatccctaaggatgtcacttatacaagaactagcatatcaaaaaggtaacaccgaaatacgatgaaagccaagcgaaatccccgactcgatgttacattaccagagcatttactatttacaaactctagtcaaaagctagtactaagaggagtaatctatgctaagtctcctcaccaaaaggtacgtcgacaccacgctagaacagcagtctaaacgtcggcacaatcctcagcctgaatatctgaacccccaaaggtccagcaaataacacaaagcagagagttagaaaacataatcgcatatcatacgagcataagaaaggtcttgcactttcgaactacatcaaacatattctaactcacgccaaaacatcacactaaacaattatcaattaataaggttcaacacaatgcaaccagataatgtcacttaccatttatcaaatatatgcgcatttaccctaaggtatctaatgccaattaattcactgtcatgccatccctagacataactaaatgcatgtggtaccaagatgtctcaccaacggtggaccaagaacagttttatatcatgctggatatgtcggaacttaccgaaccatcttatctcccttggataagccaaaacagttttatatcctgttggatagcagctccggactcatggattcatctaatccgatcctcggcttcattatggacacataatccattttcgttattggaacccaagtttccaatgttcacatacaatcatgaatgcatgtatgcatacacatatcaaccatatgatattctctagctcgaagctactcttttatgaatgcgggaacacaaatcctaacacattcacttaacattgcacattaatgccaaaacataacattgctcattttaagctacaacttattgcatacacgtttttcattcatataacgattaacaataagcattaacagtatcaacatgtatcaacaatcatgtaaggatactcttaaaccatgttacaagtgcctaaccacacttacaaacatcaacaagaattgctgtcacagaggccttcgctaagcgaagccttagcgagacatggcgaaccacaccaggaagtcacctgctcatggcgagcattggcgagcttcaacgaactattcgctgagcgaaggcttagcgagcctaagcgaacctcacccgggaatcacctgctcatagcgagctttggcgaacctgttcgctacagcgaactcctggtcgcttagcgaaccacaccagaacagaatatctgttcttgagttatctaaggcggtttaacctcaaatcaactcaaaaattcatccaaacatgttataaattcatataaacagccatttcaaacatatatggtatcaaggaacattaatcatcccttccaaacatccaaatacctctaatactcaaaatcatgccaatttcttgggttttaagtaactttcatgaactttccaaaaatgatccaaacacatacatatttatcatgaaatccaactagtgattaacacatacaaagtgatgatgaagaacatcacactcacatacaaaagcttaatcaaagtctaaaagaaattgagtgggagagttcgggaacggagacatagacaatctcccctctccttaccactcaaaaatcatgaattctaatctcttaccttaagcaaagatgatgatccaagccttctcttgctcaagctttctcttagccaaaaccctagctcttgctctatcttgcttctactcactcaaactcaaagaaatgaatttatgaaactattcatatgtttgacttgctacttatactacttctcatggtcatgaaccaagcccaaatggcttaggcccatgcctctcacgcccctttaagcccaaaacaaggttctcgcgcctaataacttacgttcggctaaataattattcgccgctcactaaaataataaaagccaattaataaataaaataacatttaataaaatatacgaatacgaaaaatgggtcgttacaatcctaccccccttaaaagaatttcgccctcgaaattacctagaaacagatcgggataagaatctctcatcttgctttccaactcccacgttgcattctcaccagccggtcctccccacacgactttcacggatgcaatctctttgtttctcaacctcttcacttctcttccttcgattctcaaaggcacagtctcgatggtcaagtcatccctcacttgaacatcgtccgattcaatcacgtgtgtcggatcagacacatacttgcgcaactgtgatacatggaaaacatcgtgcaaattcgccaatgatggcggtaatgcaatcctatacgcaactttcccaactcgcttcaaaatctcaaacggtccaataaacctcgatgtcaacttccttgacttcaacgcacgtcctactccagtagtcgatgtaactcgtaggaatacatgatccccctcttggaattcaatgtccttcctcctcttatcatgataactcttctgtcgactctgagacactttcatcttctcacgaatcatccgaatcttctctgttgtctcttgtacaatctctggtccaagaattgcaccttctccagtttcataccaacacagaggtgtcctacaccttctcccatacaaagcctcaaacggtgccattccgatactagaatggtaactgttgttgtatgtaaactctaccaacggcaaacaagaatcccaattcacgttttgctccaaaacacaagccctcaacaaatcctctaaggattgtatcgtcctctccgactgaccatctgtctgaggatgataagctgaactcaacctcaacttcgttcctaaagcttcttgcaagctttcccaaaatctagaagtaaatctcggatctctatccgaaataatacttgttggaataccatgtagcttcacaatctgctccacataaatctcggccaacttaggcaccaaagtacctttcctgatagcaatgaagtgagcacacttcgtcagacgatctaccactacccaaatcacctcgttacttttcttggtcttcggtaaacctcccacaaaatccattgcaatactatcccatttccattcgggtataaacattggttgcaacaaaccaaacggcttctgatgttcaatcttcgatttctgacaagttaagcatgaataaacaaattcagaaatttgcctcttcattcccggccaccaaaataacttcttcaaatcctgatacatcttggttactccaggatgaatactcaaaccacttctgtgaccttcttccatgatcattctctttaattcgggtacatccggtacacaaactcttccgtgaaatctcatgactccaccttcgtcaatcttgatattggtctccttgccttcattgatgagtaccatcttctccatcaatttcttatccgatttctgacgttctttaatatcttctagaaaaggattcgtcaatcttaacattccaagcttcacacttgtagaagtaacctcgcacacaagactcaagtctcggaattcctcaatcaactctaactctctcaccatcaatgatgacatatgcaaagttttcctacttaatgcatcggccactacattggcttttccggggtgataactcaattcaaaatcgtagtcctttaagaattcgagccatctacgttgcctcatattcaactccttctggtcgaataagtacttcagactcttgtgatcactaaacacttcaaacctcgatccatacaagtagtgtctccatactttcaaagcaaacaccactgcggctaactccaaatcatgcgttggatagttcctctcgtgaaccttcagttgccttgaagcatatgctaccacattacccccttgcataagcactccaccaagtcctaacttcgaagcatcgcaatacacgatgaacgactctttggcatcgggtaaaatcaacacgggtgcagtagtcaaccttctcttgagctcttggaaactcttctcacaaataccatcccaaacaaacgcttgatctttcctcgtcaacttggttaacggcaaagccaacttcgaaaaaccttcgatgaatcttctatagtaaccggctaaaccaaggaaacttctaatctctgaaacagactccggcgttccccactgtgacacagcgtcaaccttcgcaggatctaccgcgattcctccacttgaaattatatgccccaggaaactcacctctttcatccaaaattcacactttgacaacttggcatacaacttcttctccttcaagacttgtaaaacaatcctcaagtgctcctcgtgctcttcctcggattttgagtaaatcaaaatgtcgtcaatgaacaccaccacgaatctatccaaaaatgaatggaaaattcggttcatatactccatgaaaactccaggtgcattggtcacaccgaacggcataactgaatactcgtagtgcccatacctcgtcctgaatgcagtcttaggtatgtcttccgtcttcactctaatctgatggtatccagatctcaaatcgatcttactaaacacacaagctccaactagttgatccatcaaatcatctatcctcggaagtggatatttattcttgatcgtcactttgttcaactgacgatagtctatacataatctcatacttccatctttcttcttcacaagcaatactggcgctccccatggagaaacactcggtcgaacaaacctcttctcaagcagctcttcaagttgcttcttcaactcattcaactcagatgctgacattcgatacggcgccatcgatatcggactagttccaggtactaggtcgatagaaaactctacctctcgcttcggaggcacgtcagatatatcatccggaaacacatctgggaattcacaaacgatcggtaactcttctatcttaactcctccttcgagtttcaatgatgcagacatcatgaacatctcggcatgttctttcaacgcttccgatacttccttcccgctcatcaaatgcaagttctcctccggcttcggaaaaacaacggctttctcacgacagttgatatgaatccggttgaagattaaccaattcataccaaaaatcacatccataccactaagtggaatacacactaaatccataccaaagtgcctaccaaaaatggttacggggcagttacgacatacttgtcgggtaatcactgaaccattagcaggagtttctatttccatcctacccatcatatccgttaaaggaatactaagacgcttcgcacaatccaaagaaataaaagaatgcgtcgctcccgtatctataatcgcaattaaaggagtgtcatagatgaaacacgtacctctaatgagattgtcctcaaggctagcatcctctccactcaaagcaaacacctttcccatcaccttcttgggcttcttacaagtcagactcttgtggccttcatctccacaatt
This portion of the Trifolium pratense cultivar HEN17-A07 linkage group LG3, ARS_RC_1.1, whole genome shotgun sequence genome encodes:
- the LOC123915301 gene encoding uncharacterized protein LOC123915301, encoding MNIVSWNCRGVGHPCVVPGLKYLVRVYKPDVLFLSETLSNTRRMEELRHLLGFDSCFGVNREGRGGGLAFMWRSSFHCSVTNFSSNHVDVEVADAVNGNWRLTGIYGFPGSGRRRDSWNFLKQLSQISSLPWCVFGDFNDILSSSEKKGRNDRAPWLINGFRSAVLESGLADVHMEGYPFTWFKSLGTFRAVEERLDRALANDAWFHKFPNAVLENLPAPASDHYPILLVREPEARTRRARSRFNKGTSKRNRRDYKSKFALSMSDLVFESNVNTSEKATEGESQKPKPVSEVVETIPPAGDPSEENLGSDAAKQDLNSMPVETEIEDTHTEVEPDIADKSPTLAEMEADAAKDVETTVTTSETSDEETEIADEGASADEEETQSEESNQDAMFSMQPDKCPGPDGFNPGFFQHFWHLCGQDIFDECCKWLTTGSFPSTLTLTNIALIPKGDSQVSMKDWRPISLCNVIYKLVAKVLANRLKPILSKCIYDNQSAFVPGRSILDNAMVAIEVVHYMKSKLRGKVGDIALKLDISKAYDRIDWDYLRGVMLKMGFCTQWLTWIMMCVETVDYSILVNDKVAGPITPSRGLRQGDPLSPYLFIICAEGLTTLIRQAEARGDIHGVKICRNAPIVSHLLFADDCFLFFRANINEAEAMKNILNTYDAASGQSINFQKSEIFCSRNVSGDIQNSVATCLGVHAVLGTGKYLGLPSMIGRSKKSIFSFIKDRVWKKINSWSSKTLSKAGREVLIKSWGHSGVRNKGIHWMSWEKLSMHKSDGGMGFKSLPAFNLAMLGKQGWRVMSNPNILISKIYKARYFPHCDFFDSKVGHNPSFVWRSICNSKFILKAGSRWRIGSGKDIPLLNENWLYDASAVSLQQTNVLLDARLTVADIIIQDEKCWNMPLITSIFEPNCVTKILDTPLYKSVVDDMRIWRVEKMVNGAWVLLWKIKVPPRVKNLLWRICRRCIPTRVNLRSRGVNCIDTCPLCNEHEEDSYHIFFDCPSSRNVWSMCTFYPIIVAAMQNGYDAAELIFHLLQQINEEDASLLACVIWSIWKHRNNIIWNNVTDAQNFVFSRANITLHDWRVVHTARTGVKNLQVRHESRWKKPSSGRMKCNIDASFSSLNNRVGIGVCIRDEFGAYVLAKYEQFTPLCDVRFGEALGLLSALNWVHELNLGPVDFELDSKIVVDSFHSNKCDATELGDIISHCKQLFSNYYNNSSVEFIRRQANEVAHSLAKAATYAASPRILVDIPNCIEHLLINEML